In the Bacillus shivajii genome, one interval contains:
- the cymR gene encoding cysteine metabolism transcriptional regulator CymR codes for MKISTKGRYGLTIMIALAKKYGEGPISLKSIAKEHNLSEHYLEQLIAPLRNAILVKSVRGAYGGYMLAKEPKEITAGDIIRVLEGPISPVEIVDDEEPAKRDLWIKIRDAVKDVLDNTTLEDLANYEDKGDQEYYMFYI; via the coding sequence TTGAAAATATCAACTAAAGGTAGATACGGACTAACAATTATGATTGCATTAGCAAAAAAATACGGGGAAGGTCCTATATCCTTAAAATCTATCGCGAAGGAACATAATTTGTCTGAGCATTATTTAGAGCAATTAATTGCTCCTTTAAGAAATGCAATTCTTGTAAAAAGTGTACGTGGAGCTTACGGTGGATATATGCTTGCTAAAGAACCGAAAGAAATTACTGCAGGAGACATTATTCGTGTTCTTGAAGGGCCGATTAGCCCTGTGGAAATTGTCGATGATGAAGAACCAGCAAAACGAGATTTATGGATTAAGATTCGAGATGCGGTTAAAGATGTATTAGACAATACCACTCTAGAAGACTTAGCAAATTATGAAGATAAAGGCGACCAAGAATATTACATGTTTTATATTTAA
- a CDS encoding cysteine desulfurase family protein, whose amino-acid sequence MERIYLDHAATSPVHPEVFNAMKPYMEGNFGNPSSIHHFGRVARKGLDEARDFIAKTIGATFDEIIFTSGGTEADNLGTIGYALANKDKGNHLITTEIEHHGVLHSFAYLESLGFDVTYLPVDDKGRISTTDVTAALREDTILVSIMYGNNEVGTIQPIEEVGKLLKDHQSAFHTDAVQAFGLTNINVHELGVDFLAMSAHKINGPKGIGFLYAKKGHTFSPLLHGGEQERKRRAGTENVAAVAGLKAAMELAVHGIEKKAEEYDVFRRLFIDVLNKNEIKFIVNGDEENRLPHILNVSFPGLSVEAILMNLDLEGIACSSGSACTAGSIDPSHVLTAMFDDESRSHSAVRFSFGYGLTTDDITKAAEKTSNVINRLAK is encoded by the coding sequence ATGGAACGAATTTATTTAGATCATGCGGCAACTTCTCCTGTCCATCCAGAAGTTTTCAATGCAATGAAACCTTACATGGAAGGTAACTTCGGAAACCCATCAAGTATTCACCACTTTGGGCGTGTTGCAAGAAAAGGTCTTGATGAAGCAAGGGACTTTATTGCAAAGACAATTGGTGCTACGTTTGATGAGATTATCTTTACTAGTGGTGGTACAGAGGCGGATAACTTAGGAACTATCGGCTACGCGTTAGCAAATAAAGACAAAGGGAATCACTTAATTACTACGGAAATTGAACACCATGGTGTGCTACATTCCTTTGCATACCTTGAGTCACTAGGTTTTGATGTCACATATTTACCTGTCGATGATAAGGGACGTATTTCCACGACTGATGTAACAGCTGCTTTACGTGAGGACACAATTCTAGTGTCAATTATGTACGGAAATAATGAGGTTGGTACGATCCAGCCAATTGAAGAAGTAGGGAAGTTATTAAAAGATCATCAATCAGCTTTTCATACGGATGCTGTCCAAGCTTTTGGCCTTACGAATATAAATGTGCATGAGTTAGGGGTCGACTTTTTAGCGATGTCTGCTCATAAAATTAATGGCCCGAAAGGAATTGGGTTTTTATATGCAAAAAAGGGTCACACATTCTCTCCATTACTTCATGGAGGCGAACAAGAGCGAAAGCGTAGAGCTGGTACGGAAAATGTCGCAGCTGTTGCAGGTTTAAAAGCAGCAATGGAATTAGCCGTTCATGGTATTGAGAAAAAGGCTGAAGAATACGACGTATTTCGACGCTTATTTATTGACGTATTAAATAAAAACGAGATAAAATTCATTGTTAATGGAGACGAGGAAAATCGTCTACCTCATATTTTAAATGTGAGTTTTCCAGGATTAAGTGTAGAAGCTATCTTAATGAACCTTGACTTGGAAGGGATAGCATGCTCGAGCGGTTCTGCATGTACAGCAGGGTCCATCGATCCTTCTCACGTATTAACGGCGATGTTTGATGATGAAAGCCGAAGCCACTCAGCTGTTCGTTTTAGTTTCGGATATGGCCTAACAACCGATGATATAACGAAAGCAGCAGAGAAAACTTCAAATGTCATAAATCGATTAGCCAAATAA